Proteins encoded together in one Terriglobus saanensis SP1PR4 window:
- a CDS encoding TlpA family protein disulfide reductase, producing MKTRLAAALVLFAVLTGASGCDRGGHPRQIAQPAPVFAVNDGTRSFDLAQSRGHIVVLNFWATWCQPCIQELPSLMALQKQMPQIQVVAVSIDDDPQAYKDFLKEYSVTLYSIRDGSEGANLKFGSVQVPETFIIDRTGSVRRKFIGAQDWTNPEVTSYLGKL from the coding sequence ATGAAGACTCGCCTCGCCGCCGCCCTTGTTCTCTTTGCCGTCCTCACAGGAGCGTCCGGTTGCGACCGTGGCGGCCACCCAAGGCAGATCGCCCAACCCGCTCCAGTCTTTGCCGTGAATGACGGAACCAGATCGTTCGATCTCGCCCAATCGCGCGGCCATATTGTCGTGCTCAACTTCTGGGCCACGTGGTGCCAGCCCTGCATCCAGGAACTTCCCTCGCTCATGGCACTGCAGAAGCAGATGCCACAGATCCAGGTGGTTGCCGTCTCCATCGACGATGACCCACAGGCTTATAAGGACTTCCTCAAGGAGTATTCTGTCACGCTGTACTCCATTCGCGACGGCAGCGAGGGCGCTAACCTGAAGTTTGGCTCTGTTCAGGTTCCTGAGACCTTCATCATCGATCGCACCGGCTCCGTCCGCCGCAAGTTCATTGGCGCACAGGATTGGACGAATCCCGAAGTCACCAGCTACCTCGGAAAACTGTAA
- a CDS encoding glycosyltransferase translates to MEERETKPKVVCVLVPARNEERNLRTCVESLIAQSEATFALDQDWSIVIVDDHSTDDTLKIARSLAAEHPGILVLKAPELKRERHGFTGKNNALWFGAQDDTAKTSEWLLFTDADTVHEEGSLHRAITEAERHELAMLSYSPRQVTTGLVQRAVMPLVFSELASVYPPKKINDPSSPIAAANGQFLLANREVYFEVGGHRAVADKVLEDVALARLIKRRHAIRLRYAPDAVSARMYEGIGDMWAGWTKNLALLFGNPLFLAANRLLDFLLLFGLPVAAILLPMTYQKAAAGLLFVRVLFRYYNRVSRSNFPLIDLLLSVLALPVFAAMLVRSWQKVTLLKRVEWKGREYTT, encoded by the coding sequence ATGGAAGAGCGGGAAACGAAGCCGAAGGTAGTTTGCGTGTTGGTCCCTGCACGCAATGAAGAACGCAACCTGCGCACCTGCGTCGAATCGTTGATCGCCCAGTCAGAGGCGACCTTTGCGCTCGATCAGGATTGGTCAATCGTGATTGTGGACGACCACTCGACGGACGACACGCTGAAGATCGCGCGTTCGCTGGCTGCGGAACATCCGGGAATCCTGGTTTTAAAGGCCCCGGAGCTAAAGCGCGAGCGGCACGGTTTTACCGGTAAGAACAATGCTCTCTGGTTTGGTGCGCAAGACGATACTGCGAAGACGTCGGAATGGCTTCTGTTCACCGATGCCGACACCGTGCATGAAGAAGGTTCTCTGCATCGCGCGATTACGGAGGCGGAGCGGCACGAGCTAGCGATGCTGAGTTACTCTCCTCGGCAGGTTACGACTGGCTTGGTACAGCGCGCGGTCATGCCGCTGGTCTTCTCTGAGCTGGCGAGCGTGTATCCACCGAAGAAGATCAACGATCCATCCAGCCCGATTGCCGCTGCGAATGGACAGTTCCTCCTGGCGAATCGCGAGGTTTACTTTGAGGTCGGAGGCCATCGCGCGGTTGCGGACAAGGTGTTGGAAGACGTGGCGCTGGCGCGCCTGATCAAGCGGCGGCATGCGATCCGTCTGCGCTATGCTCCCGACGCGGTGAGCGCGCGGATGTATGAGGGAATCGGAGACATGTGGGCAGGCTGGACCAAGAATCTGGCACTGCTCTTCGGGAACCCGCTCTTTCTCGCAGCCAACCGGTTGCTGGATTTTCTGCTGCTGTTCGGACTTCCGGTTGCGGCAATTTTGTTGCCGATGACCTATCAGAAGGCCGCAGCAGGGCTTCTGTTTGTGCGTGTACTCTTCAGGTACTACAACCGCGTGTCGCGCTCGAACTTTCCACTCATCGACCTGCTGTTAAGTGTTCTTGCACTGCCGGTCTTCGCGGCGATGCTGGTCCGAAGCTGGCAGAAGGTAACCTTGCTGAAGCGAGTGGAGTGGAAGGGCAGAGAGTACACCACGTGA
- a CDS encoding MFS transporter, with protein sequence MIERTSAGVPRRRWRIAWLLGLGVLVNYFDRVNLSVSHEALYTTFGISTVTFGYLSGAYNWTYAMCQLPVGVILDRFGIKRVGRVSSFLWSLASFGAATTPGIGGFFAARFLLGVGEAPTFPANAKAIGKWFPKSERSFATAIFDAAAKFASAIGVPVIGLILLKVGWRWSFALTGVVSVLYFGLFWLVYRDPEDDPKLTNVERDYIADDVPITAVEERASLGALLRQRKVIAMVLGFGSYNYVFYLLLTWLPTYLSSALHIDLMHSFLYTGVPWLFATVTDLIVGGWLVDALIRRGWDANRVRKVILIGGTACGLGILGAAYAHTPMRALIWISISIGGLAAAAPVGWSMPSLIAPKGSVGTVGGIVNLSNQISGISAPIITGYLVAARHNFAWAFGVSAVYLLIGIAAYLFLLGRIEPMDVETTTV encoded by the coding sequence GTGATCGAACGAACGAGTGCAGGCGTGCCGCGGCGGCGGTGGAGGATCGCATGGCTGCTCGGGCTGGGCGTTCTCGTCAACTACTTCGACCGCGTGAACCTGTCGGTTTCGCACGAGGCGCTGTACACGACCTTCGGGATTTCGACGGTCACCTTCGGTTATCTCTCCGGCGCGTACAACTGGACGTATGCGATGTGCCAGTTGCCGGTGGGCGTGATCTTGGATCGGTTTGGCATCAAGCGCGTCGGGCGAGTAAGTTCCTTTCTCTGGAGTCTGGCTTCGTTCGGCGCGGCGACCACCCCGGGTATCGGTGGATTTTTCGCGGCGCGCTTTCTGTTGGGTGTTGGTGAGGCCCCCACGTTTCCCGCGAACGCAAAGGCGATCGGTAAATGGTTTCCCAAAAGCGAGAGAAGCTTTGCGACGGCGATCTTCGACGCCGCAGCCAAGTTCGCCTCTGCGATTGGTGTACCGGTCATCGGGCTGATCCTGTTGAAGGTGGGCTGGCGGTGGAGCTTCGCCCTGACCGGCGTTGTGAGCGTGCTTTACTTCGGTCTCTTCTGGCTGGTCTATCGCGATCCTGAAGACGACCCAAAGTTGACGAACGTCGAACGCGACTACATTGCGGATGACGTTCCAATCACTGCGGTCGAAGAGCGGGCATCGCTTGGGGCCCTGCTGCGGCAGCGCAAGGTGATCGCTATGGTGCTCGGCTTTGGCTCTTACAACTATGTGTTTTATCTGCTGCTCACGTGGCTGCCGACGTATCTTTCATCCGCGCTGCATATCGATCTGATGCACTCGTTTCTCTACACGGGTGTGCCATGGCTCTTTGCCACGGTGACGGACCTGATCGTCGGTGGATGGCTGGTGGACGCGTTGATCCGTCGCGGTTGGGACGCGAACCGTGTGCGCAAGGTGATTCTGATCGGCGGCACGGCCTGCGGTCTGGGCATCTTGGGTGCGGCCTATGCGCATACGCCAATGCGTGCGTTGATCTGGATCAGTATTTCGATTGGCGGGCTGGCCGCTGCGGCTCCCGTGGGGTGGTCGATGCCTTCGCTCATCGCTCCGAAGGGAAGCGTCGGTACGGTGGGTGGGATTGTGAATCTCTCGAATCAGATCTCGGGGATCTCTGCGCCAATCATCACGGGATATCTCGTGGCGGCGCGGCATAACTTCGCCTGGGCGTTTGGGGTGTCGGCGGTGTATCTGCTGATTGGGATTGCGGCGTATTTGTTCCTGCTCGGGAGGATTGAGCCGATGGATGTGGAGACGACGACGGTTTAG
- a CDS encoding ComEC/Rec2 family competence protein codes for MKRLLAFVAACLISTTLLAQAKTDKLRVFFIDVEGGQSTLFVTPKGESLLIDTGWPGHDFRDADRIAAAAKSAGITKIDYVLITHFHDDHIGGIPQLVQRIPVGAFIDHGINRETENAGVVSDYEAYHKVLREGHYTHIIAKPGDVLPLTGLYAKVISADGNLLKTALPGEGAPNPYCAKSEKHPDDKTENSHSLGIRVTFGKLKLLDLGDLTWDKEMQLMCPTNPIGTVDVYIVSHHGWYQSSSPALVHAIHPRVAIMDNGETKGGSIPVLDTIRSSPGLEDLWQLHYSAEGADAHNTSAANIANLTGTDAGNGIELIGNRDGSFDVINARTAQAKHYAVR; via the coding sequence ATGAAACGCCTGCTCGCCTTCGTCGCTGCCTGCCTCATCTCCACCACTCTTCTCGCACAGGCGAAGACGGACAAGCTTCGCGTCTTCTTCATCGACGTGGAAGGGGGACAATCCACGCTCTTCGTCACGCCCAAGGGTGAATCACTTCTGATCGACACTGGCTGGCCCGGCCACGACTTCCGTGACGCCGACCGCATCGCCGCCGCCGCAAAGAGCGCGGGGATCACGAAGATCGACTACGTCCTCATCACGCACTTTCACGACGACCACATTGGTGGAATCCCGCAGCTTGTGCAACGGATTCCGGTGGGTGCATTCATCGACCACGGCATCAACCGCGAGACCGAAAACGCTGGCGTCGTGAGCGACTACGAGGCTTATCACAAGGTTCTGAGAGAGGGTCACTACACCCACATCATCGCAAAGCCTGGCGATGTGCTTCCTCTCACCGGGCTGTATGCCAAGGTGATCAGCGCCGACGGCAACCTGCTCAAGACTGCTCTGCCCGGAGAAGGCGCGCCGAATCCCTATTGCGCAAAATCCGAGAAGCACCCTGACGACAAGACGGAGAACAGTCACTCACTCGGTATACGCGTCACCTTCGGCAAACTGAAGCTGCTCGACCTCGGCGACCTGACGTGGGACAAAGAGATGCAACTCATGTGCCCGACGAACCCGATTGGCACGGTGGACGTGTATATCGTCTCCCACCACGGCTGGTATCAGAGCTCGAGCCCCGCGCTTGTTCACGCGATCCACCCACGTGTAGCCATCATGGACAACGGAGAGACCAAGGGTGGCTCGATTCCCGTGCTCGACACCATCCGCAGCTCACCCGGTCTGGAAGACTTGTGGCAGCTTCACTACTCCGCCGAAGGTGCTGACGCCCACAACACCAGCGCGGCGAACATCGCCAACCTCACCGGCACCGACGCAGGGAATGGCATCGAACTGATCGGCAACCGGGACGGTAGCTTCGACGTAATCAACGCACGAACGGCACAGGCAAAGCACTACGCCGTACGCTAA
- a CDS encoding SDR family NAD(P)-dependent oxidoreductase gives MTNELFDLTGQTALVTGASRGLGQHFGRALAKSGADLILTSRKLADLAPFVAEIETLGRRCLPLELDVRDQASIEAMAAAAEAAVGQIHILVNNAGCNVRKPALDVTWDDWNLILDTNLRGTFFVAQQIARRMVPHHYGRIINIGSVTSVFGYASLAPYGASRGGVRQLTMSLADDWGKHGITVNCLAPGWFRTEQNKVLYDNKEWVEYLVDRIPVKRPGQAHDLDGAVVFLASESSRYITGQTLLVDGGISTGSTRATVPPPSGVKA, from the coding sequence ATGACCAACGAACTCTTCGACCTCACCGGGCAGACCGCACTCGTTACAGGAGCCAGCCGTGGTCTCGGCCAGCACTTCGGTCGCGCTCTCGCGAAATCCGGCGCGGACCTTATACTAACCAGCCGCAAGCTCGCCGACCTCGCACCCTTCGTCGCCGAGATCGAAACCCTCGGTCGCCGTTGTCTACCGCTCGAACTTGATGTTCGCGATCAGGCCAGTATTGAAGCGATGGCCGCGGCAGCAGAAGCAGCCGTCGGCCAGATCCACATCCTTGTAAACAACGCAGGCTGCAACGTCCGCAAGCCCGCGCTGGACGTCACATGGGACGACTGGAACCTCATCCTCGATACGAACCTGCGCGGCACTTTCTTCGTCGCGCAGCAGATCGCGCGTCGCATGGTGCCGCACCACTACGGCCGCATCATCAACATCGGCTCGGTCACATCCGTCTTCGGTTACGCCAGCCTTGCTCCTTACGGAGCCAGTCGCGGCGGCGTGCGTCAGCTCACCATGAGTCTCGCGGACGACTGGGGCAAGCACGGTATTACCGTAAACTGCCTCGCCCCCGGCTGGTTTCGCACCGAGCAGAACAAAGTGCTCTACGACAACAAGGAGTGGGTCGAGTACCTCGTCGACCGTATCCCTGTAAAGCGTCCGGGACAGGCGCATGATCTCGACGGCGCTGTGGTCTTCCTCGCCTCGGAGTCCAGCCGCTACATCACAGGACAGACGCTGCTCGTCGACGGCGGCATCTCCACTGGCTCGACCCGCGCTACGGTACCCCCACCTTCAGGAGTAAAAGCATGA
- a CDS encoding galactitol-1-phosphate 5-dehydrogenase: protein MQALLLSEYKHLEIADLPTPTLGAEDVLVRVAACGICGSDVHGYDGSSGRRIPPIVMGHEASGTIAALGAHVNDYKVGDRVTFDSTVYCGKCDFCAKGEVNLCNNRQVIGVSCPEFHREGAFAEYVAVPERILYRLPDNLSFPEAAMLEAVSVALHAVHVTEIDGGETALVIGAGMIGLLLVQAARALGCSRVFVADIDATRLDLAKNLGADETFLASGEDLLKKILQHTSGEGVDIVFEAVGHNETVTSAIDCTRKGGKVTLVGNIAKEVTLPLQKVVTRQIRLQGSCASAGEYPEAMELIASGKIKVAPLITAIAPLSDGADWFERLYNREPNLMKIVLSPDEEPAA from the coding sequence ATGCAGGCCCTTTTACTCTCGGAATACAAGCATCTGGAGATCGCCGATCTCCCAACCCCGACGCTTGGCGCGGAGGATGTGCTGGTGCGCGTTGCCGCCTGCGGCATCTGCGGCAGCGATGTCCACGGATACGATGGCAGCTCCGGCCGACGCATTCCTCCCATCGTCATGGGGCATGAGGCCTCTGGAACCATCGCGGCGCTTGGGGCCCACGTCAACGACTACAAGGTTGGCGACCGCGTCACCTTCGATTCCACCGTCTACTGCGGCAAGTGCGATTTCTGCGCCAAGGGCGAGGTCAACCTCTGCAACAACCGCCAGGTCATCGGCGTCTCCTGTCCGGAGTTTCACCGCGAAGGCGCTTTCGCGGAGTACGTCGCCGTGCCAGAGCGCATTCTCTATCGCCTGCCGGATAATCTCTCCTTTCCCGAAGCCGCCATGCTGGAAGCCGTCTCCGTCGCGCTGCACGCCGTACACGTTACCGAAATTGATGGCGGAGAAACCGCGCTGGTCATCGGCGCAGGCATGATCGGCCTTCTGCTCGTGCAGGCCGCGCGCGCTCTCGGTTGCTCTCGCGTCTTTGTCGCAGACATCGACGCAACCCGACTGGATCTCGCAAAGAACCTCGGTGCGGATGAGACCTTTCTCGCTTCCGGAGAAGATCTTCTGAAGAAGATCCTGCAACACACCTCCGGCGAAGGCGTCGATATCGTCTTCGAAGCGGTGGGTCACAACGAGACCGTCACCTCCGCCATCGACTGCACACGCAAAGGCGGCAAAGTCACCCTCGTGGGCAATATTGCAAAGGAAGTCACACTGCCGTTGCAGAAGGTCGTCACACGACAGATCCGCCTGCAGGGTTCTTGCGCCTCCGCGGGAGAGTATCCGGAGGCCATGGAGTTGATCGCCTCTGGCAAGATCAAGGTGGCACCTCTCATCACTGCCATCGCACCTCTTTCTGACGGTGCAGACTGGTTTGAACGCCTCTACAACCGCGAACCGAACCTCATGAAGATCGTTCTCTCTCCGGACGAGGAGCCTGCGGCATGA